The following are encoded together in the Zingiber officinale cultivar Zhangliang chromosome 8A, Zo_v1.1, whole genome shotgun sequence genome:
- the LOC122007786 gene encoding DNA repair protein XRCC1-like, with product MASSRASAHLKKTTSISSSQTSPDEIHRRRAAKPSALGSPQRETTVTPQHKPLIRSATDSAAKVGRTRTPPQTAAVPAAANKSRTPGAARKPAEKPPSPSRQPLKSPSRTNATAKDKTPKPATSTASRVVASSRPGSVSEKATRAPRAGVGGAQSTAKVRSPARNVVAGQKVSSTSVADATRRAASIEEPSVTTDPVHLVVTSSESHVSGECNGIVEGKAETKEETVLTETDEAIEEENINLESQRPEQHGSPEQNLDGSRVLEISNEEPPADESIEQPRRDETEGANLTMPEPRAVDVEETGSDVSPAAESTMEKIEAEADHARKAPAPARAESRRAALDENGGEAAPTLMVFKKPTFLQAKKKEEKVSNDVIEETWSKLLEKRKSKVRALVGAFETVISLQDEGQPGQSPETTSDKEPTDST from the coding sequence ATGGCTTCCTCGAGAGCAAGCGCTCACCTGAAGAAGACTACGTCGATCTCATCGTCTCAAACCAGTCCCGATGAGATTCACCGGCGGCGCGCAGCCAAACCGTCGGCCTTGGGTTCGCCTCAGAGGGAGACGACTGTTACGCCGCAGCACAAGCCTTTGATTCGATCCGCCACCGACAGCGCCGCCAAAGTTGGGAGAACCCGTACCCCACCGCAAACTGCAGCCGTACCCGCAGCCGCCAATAAATCGCGTACTCCGGGTGCAGCTAGAAAGCCGGCGGAGAAGCCTCCGTCGCCGTCACGCCAACCTCTTAAATCGCCGTCGAGGACGAATGCGACCGCCAAAGACAAGACGCCGAAACCTGCCACTTCCACCGCTTCGCGGGTTGTAGCGTCTTCAAGGCCAGGGAGCGTATCGGAGAAAGCGACCAGAGCTCCGAGGGCCGGCGTTGGCGGGGCTCAATCGACCGCGAAGGTGCGTAGTCCGGCGAGAAACGTCGTGGCCGGACAAAAGGTGTCCAGTACTTCGGTGGCCGACGCTACCCGAAGGGCAGCATCAATCGAGGAGCCGTCGGTTACAACTGACCCAGTTCATCTCGTCGTCACTTCCTCGGAAAGCCATGTCTCCGGTGAGTGCAATGGCATCGTCGAGGGAAAAGCCGAAACCAAGGAAGAAACAGTACTCACTGAGACTGACGAAGCCATCGAAGAAGAGAATATAAACTTAGAATCTCAACGACCAGAGCAGCACGGTTCGCCGGAGCAAAATCTCGACGGAAGCAGAGTGCTTGAGATTTCCAACGAGGAACCGCCGGCTGATGAGAGCATCGAACAGCCTCGCCGAGATGAAACAGAAGGCGCGAATTTAACGATGCCTGAACCGCGCGCGGTCGATGTCGAGGAGACTGGAAGCGACGTATCTCCGGCGGCAGAGTCAACTATGGAGAAGATTGAGGCCGAGGCAGATCATGCCAGAAAGGCTCCAGCGCCGGCGCGGGCAGAGTCTAGGAGGGCGGCGCTAGATGAGAACGGAGGGGAGGCGGCGCCGACGCTGATGGTGTTTAAGAAGCCAACGTTCTTGCAGGCGAAGAAGAAAGAGGAGAAGGTGAGCAACGACGTGATCGAGGAGACCTGGAGCAAACtgttggagaagaggaagagcaagGTGAGGGCTCTGGTCGGAGCATTCGAGACGGTCATCTCGCTGCAGGATGAAGGTCAACCTGGTCAAAGCCCGGAGACAACCTCCGACAAAGAGCCAACGGATTCAACTTAG